Sequence from the Paenibacillus riograndensis SBR5 genome:
AAGGGCTGCCGGCTATAGTGACCATTGCGCTTGCGCTCGGCGTCCAGCGGATGATCAAGCGGAAGGCGATTGTCCGCAAGCTGCCTTCAGTGGAAACCCTCGGCTGCGCATCGGTCATTTGCTCTGATAAAACAGGAACGCTGACCCAGAACAAAATGACGGTAACACGGCTCTGGAATGCCGGACGGATTCTGGAAGTCACCGGTGAAGGTTATGCCCCAAGCGGACATGTGCTGGAAAAGGGCAAGCCCCTTGATCTGAAAAATGATCAAAATCTGCGGCGCATGCTCCAGATCGGCGCTTTGTGCAATAATGCTGAGATCATTGAGACCTTTCCCGGCGAGATGCGCGCCAGGCACAAAGGAAAGGAAAAGGGGAGCGAAGCGGACAAGAATGCAGCCGGTCAACCGGTCTGGGAGCTGCAAGGGGATCCGACAGAAGGAGCGCTGGTCGCCTTATCCGCGAAAATGGGGCTTACTGCGCAGTCGCTGGGTGTAACCTATACTAGAGAGAAAGAATTTCCTTTCGATTCTGAACGAAAGCTGATGTCTGTGATTGTGAGCCATCCCGGCGGACGGATGATCTGCACCAAAGGCGCGCCGGATGTTCTGCTGAACAACTGCGCCTACATGCTGTGGGAAGGTGCAGTCGTGCCTTGCACGCCTACCTTGCGCCAGAAAGTCCTGGAGGCCAATGAACAAATGGCTTCAGGTGCGCTGCGTGTGCTGGGGATGGCTTATCGTGATATGCGTTCAGGTGAGGTTGCGGACAGTGAAAAGGAAGCGGAAAGCCAGCTGGTATTCGCTGGCCTCGCCGGGATGATTGATCCGCCGCGGCGTGAGGTGCGCGATGCCATCAGCCTCACCCGCCGGGCCGGAATCAAGACCATGATGATCACAGGGGACCATGGCACTACAGCGGAAGCGATTGCCCATCAGCTGGGCATTCTGCAGCGCGGCGGAACGGTGCTGACCGGCAGCCAGCTCACCCGGATGGATGACGATGCCCTGGATAAGGTGTCGGATAATGTATACGTGTATGCCCGGGTCTCCCCCGAGCACAAGCTGCGCATCGTCAAGTCCCTGCAGCGCCGCGGGCATGTGGTGGCCATGACCGGCGACGGCGTCAATGACGCCCCGGCGATCAAAGCCGCCGATATCGGCATCTCCATGGGCATCACCGGCACGGATGTCACCAAGGAAGCATCCTCGCTCATCCTCGGTGACGATAATTTCTCCACTATAGTAGCGGCCATAGAGGAGGGGCGGAACATTTACGAGAACATCCGTAAATTTATCCGGTATCTGCTCGCCTCCAACGTCGGGGAAATTCTGACGATGTTCTTCGCCATGATGCTGGGGCTGCCGCTGCCGCTGGTTCCGATCCAGATTCTCTGGGTCAATCTGGTAACCGACGGGCTGCCGGCGATGGCCCTCGGCGTGGATCAGGCAGAGAAGGATTTGATGGAGCACAAGCCGCGTGGCGCCAAAGAGAACATCTTCGCCCGCCGTCTCGGCTGGAAAATCATCAGCCGCGGATTGCTGATCGGCCTGTGCACCTTGGCCGCTTTCTGGCTGACGCTCCGTATTGACCCAGGCAGCCCGCAGCAGCTGGTCCGGGCGCAGTCGGTAGCTTTTGCCACACTGGTCATGGCCCAGCTGATTCATGTCTTTGACTGCCGTAGCTCCCGCTCGGTGTTTCACCGCAATCCGTTCCAGAATAAATATCTGGTGCTTGCTGTGCTCTCATCCGTACTGCTGATGCTGGTTGTGATGTACCTGCCGGTTCTCCAGCCAGTCTTCAAGACCGTACCGCTTAATGTCCGCGAATGGTGCCTGGTGCTGGTCATGGCGGGCGTTCCTACCTTCCTGATGGGGGCGGGCAGCGTGTGGGGCGGCAAGAAGAACCGCAGCCGCAGCGGAGGCCGGACGATGATAAAAAGTACAAAAATTTCGGCATAAAATCAATAGCTTAAACCCATTCCTTAAGGTATGCTTGGTTCACAATACGTCCTTTAGGAGTGGAATCACAATGGAATTTACCAAAATGCACGGCCTGGGCAATGACTTTATTATTGTTTTCGGCGAGCAGGAGCTGCCGGGAAACGCCTCTGAGCTGGCAGTTACACTATGCAACCGGTTTTTTGGCATCGGTGCTGATGGACTGGTGTATATCCTGCCGTCGGAACGCGGCGATTATATGATGCGCATTATGAATTCAGACGGCACCGAAGCGGAGCAATGCGGCAATGCGATCCGCTGCGTGTCCAAATATGTCTATGAACACGGACTGGTCAGCTC
This genomic interval carries:
- a CDS encoding calcium-translocating P-type ATPase, SERCA-type, whose product is MEQKSWHRLGAEELQKMFGVHPESGLSGEDAAQRLKENGHNELSEGDAISPLTLLLNQFKDFMILVLMGATLISGLLGEYLDAITIVAIILLNGILGFVQEFRAERSLRALKQLSAPAAKVLRGGKVEHIPAKMLVPGDIVLLESGDRIPADVRWLQCSALYAEESALTGESLPVSKHAEVIHADEIPLGDQKNIGFMGTMVTRGTGRAIVVRTGMDTEMGKIADLILNTESQETPLQHRLEQLGKILIYVSLGLTIVVVIAGILHGQPAAAMFLAGVSLAVAAIPEGLPAIVTIALALGVQRMIKRKAIVRKLPSVETLGCASVICSDKTGTLTQNKMTVTRLWNAGRILEVTGEGYAPSGHVLEKGKPLDLKNDQNLRRMLQIGALCNNAEIIETFPGEMRARHKGKEKGSEADKNAAGQPVWELQGDPTEGALVALSAKMGLTAQSLGVTYTREKEFPFDSERKLMSVIVSHPGGRMICTKGAPDVLLNNCAYMLWEGAVVPCTPTLRQKVLEANEQMASGALRVLGMAYRDMRSGEVADSEKEAESQLVFAGLAGMIDPPRREVRDAISLTRRAGIKTMMITGDHGTTAEAIAHQLGILQRGGTVLTGSQLTRMDDDALDKVSDNVYVYARVSPEHKLRIVKSLQRRGHVVAMTGDGVNDAPAIKAADIGISMGITGTDVTKEASSLILGDDNFSTIVAAIEEGRNIYENIRKFIRYLLASNVGEILTMFFAMMLGLPLPLVPIQILWVNLVTDGLPAMALGVDQAEKDLMEHKPRGAKENIFARRLGWKIISRGLLIGLCTLAAFWLTLRIDPGSPQQLVRAQSVAFATLVMAQLIHVFDCRSSRSVFHRNPFQNKYLVLAVLSSVLLMLVVMYLPVLQPVFKTVPLNVREWCLVLVMAGVPTFLMGAGSVWGGKKNRSRSGGRTMIKSTKISA